From Natrinema amylolyticum, the proteins below share one genomic window:
- the cofG gene encoding 7,8-didemethyl-8-hydroxy-5-deazariboflavin synthase subunit CofG has translation MFPGASEYGVDIAVDDAAVEDLLQVSPSDVEAPSALTFSRNVFVPLTTACRYTCTYCTYFDPPGQASLLSLEEIREICQRGADAGCTEALFTFGDDPDERYTEIHAQLAEWGHDSIHSYLREACEVALEEGLLPHANPGDQTREQLATVADVNASMGVMLETTAEVGAHAGPRRKVPGQRLRTLKNAGGLDVAFTTGILVGIGENWRDRAESLLAIRELHERYDHIQEVIVQPVVDNERWSDGSPDLATMRQVTAMARVALPEEVSVQVPPNLAPAKELIDCGVDDLGGVSPVTDDHINPDYTWPALRELEEIAASAALPLGERLPVYERFLPPALRTDGFDGRVADGAGSGGSDGNRDWISPTIRDALAADDSAGERYRAVLRDETATASN, from the coding sequence ATGTTTCCCGGGGCGAGCGAGTACGGCGTCGATATCGCGGTCGACGATGCGGCCGTCGAAGACCTCCTGCAGGTCAGTCCGAGCGACGTCGAGGCACCGTCGGCGCTGACGTTTTCGCGGAACGTGTTCGTTCCGCTCACGACGGCCTGTCGCTACACGTGTACCTACTGTACCTACTTCGACCCGCCGGGCCAGGCCTCCCTGCTCTCGCTCGAGGAGATCCGCGAGATCTGTCAGCGCGGGGCCGACGCGGGCTGTACGGAGGCGCTGTTCACGTTCGGCGACGACCCCGACGAGCGCTACACCGAGATTCACGCCCAACTCGCAGAGTGGGGCCACGACTCGATCCACAGCTACCTGCGCGAGGCCTGTGAAGTGGCACTCGAGGAGGGGCTGCTCCCCCACGCGAACCCGGGCGACCAGACCCGCGAGCAGCTGGCGACCGTCGCGGACGTCAACGCCAGCATGGGCGTGATGCTCGAGACGACCGCCGAGGTCGGAGCCCACGCCGGGCCGCGGCGCAAGGTGCCGGGCCAGCGGCTGCGCACCCTCAAAAACGCGGGCGGACTCGACGTCGCCTTCACGACCGGGATTCTCGTCGGGATCGGCGAGAACTGGCGCGACCGCGCGGAGAGCCTGCTGGCCATCCGCGAACTCCACGAGCGCTACGATCACATCCAGGAGGTGATCGTCCAGCCCGTCGTGGACAACGAACGCTGGTCGGACGGCTCGCCCGATCTCGCGACGATGCGGCAGGTGACGGCGATGGCTCGCGTCGCCCTACCCGAGGAGGTCTCGGTGCAGGTGCCGCCGAACCTCGCCCCCGCGAAGGAACTGATCGATTGCGGCGTCGACGATCTGGGGGGCGTCTCGCCGGTCACCGACGACCACATCAACCCCGACTACACGTGGCCCGCGCTCAGGGAACTCGAGGAGATCGCCGCGTCGGCGGCCCTCCCGCTCGGGGAACGGCTCCCGGTCTACGAGCGGTTCCTGCCGCCGGCCCTGCGAACGGACGGGTTCGACGGGCGGGTCGCCGACGGTGCAGGGAGCGGCGGGTCGGACGGAAATCGCGACTGGATCTCGCCGACGATCCGGGACGCGCTCGCGGCCGACGATTCGGCGGGCGAGCGCTATCGCGCAGTGCTTCGGGACGAGACGGCGACGGCCTCGAACTGA
- a CDS encoding cyclase family protein, whose protein sequence is MHVDLTHPIETGMQTYPDDPAVTVRRHATHEDHGVRVDALECGSHTGTHVDAPAHVDQDGKTLDAYPPERFVFDAVRVDCRDLGAREPIPAARVPDVDADLAAFRTGWDAHWGTDRYLEHPYLSPAAAEACVERGFDVAVDALNPDPTPTDDAGEDEPEGFQAHHALLGDDLLILENLTNLGAVEERFELRAYPIALASDGAPVRAVGVERTDE, encoded by the coding sequence ATGCACGTCGATCTGACTCACCCGATCGAGACTGGGATGCAGACGTATCCCGACGACCCCGCGGTCACCGTCCGGCGACATGCGACGCACGAGGACCACGGCGTCCGCGTCGACGCCCTCGAGTGTGGGAGCCACACCGGCACTCACGTCGATGCGCCCGCACACGTCGACCAGGACGGGAAGACCCTCGACGCCTATCCCCCGGAGCGGTTCGTCTTCGACGCCGTCCGGGTCGACTGCCGCGATCTCGGAGCCCGCGAGCCGATTCCCGCCGCTCGAGTGCCCGACGTCGACGCCGACCTCGCGGCGTTCCGGACCGGTTGGGACGCTCACTGGGGGACCGACCGATACCTCGAGCATCCCTATCTCTCGCCGGCGGCGGCCGAGGCCTGCGTCGAACGGGGGTTCGACGTGGCCGTCGACGCGCTCAATCCAGACCCGACGCCGACGGACGACGCCGGCGAGGACGAGCCCGAGGGGTTCCAGGCGCACCACGCGCTGTTGGGGGACGATCTGCTGATCCTCGAGAACCTGACGAACCTCGGGGCGGTCGAGGAGCGGTTCGAACTCCGGGCGTACCCGATCGCGCTCGCGAGCGACGGCGCACCGGTGCGAGCCGTCGGCGTCGAGCGGACGGACGAGTGA
- a CDS encoding SDR family NAD(P)-dependent oxidoreductase: MRLEGKTAFITGAGSGLGREAAELFAEEGATIVAADIDLEGAEETIDRVESAGQAGTALELDVRDADAVHAAVDEAVSEFGLDIMLNNAGVSHQRSKIEEIDEGERDRVIDVNVKGVWNGCHAVIPHFKEQGSGAIVNTASLAGVIGAPELGAYSLSKGAVVNFTRTVAAEVGPAGVRANAVCPGVTDTAMPRENRTEEEWQQAKEDLARYYPLKRLGEPEDIANAMLFLASDEADWVTGHALVVDGGFSCS; encoded by the coding sequence ATGCGACTCGAAGGCAAGACAGCGTTTATCACGGGTGCAGGATCCGGACTCGGCCGGGAAGCGGCCGAACTGTTCGCCGAGGAGGGCGCGACGATCGTCGCGGCCGACATCGACCTCGAGGGAGCCGAGGAGACGATCGATCGCGTCGAGAGCGCGGGTCAGGCGGGGACTGCTCTCGAGTTGGACGTCCGCGACGCTGACGCGGTCCACGCGGCCGTCGACGAGGCGGTCTCGGAGTTCGGCCTCGATATCATGCTCAACAATGCGGGGGTCAGCCACCAGCGCTCGAAGATCGAGGAGATCGACGAGGGCGAGCGCGATCGGGTCATCGACGTGAACGTCAAGGGCGTCTGGAACGGCTGCCACGCCGTGATTCCGCATTTCAAGGAGCAGGGATCGGGTGCGATCGTCAACACCGCGTCGCTGGCCGGCGTCATCGGCGCGCCGGAACTCGGCGCGTACTCGCTGTCGAAGGGCGCGGTCGTCAACTTCACGCGGACCGTCGCGGCGGAGGTCGGCCCAGCCGGCGTCCGGGCGAACGCGGTCTGTCCGGGCGTCACGGACACGGCGATGCCTCGAGAGAACCGGACCGAAGAGGAGTGGCAACAGGCCAAGGAGGACCTGGCGCGGTACTATCCGCTCAAGCGACTCGGGGAGCCCGAGGACATCGCCAACGCGATGCTGTTCCTGGCCAGCGACGAAGCGGACTGGGTCACCGGACACGCGCTGGTCGTCGACGGCGGCTTCTCCTGTTCGTAG
- a CDS encoding DUF4188 domain-containing protein: MTADRDEAFVVFQIGLRINAFWKVHRWLPLLLVAPRMVRELVADSESGLLESRTVVGPGLRHIGFVQYWESFDALREYARDGDRLHAPAWRDYYQSGTGSDAAVGIWHETYLVRAGEYETVYNNMPPHGLAACDGTEIVPAADQRETAAGRLGHTDEEPDSTGDVSEAN; encoded by the coding sequence GTGACCGCCGACCGCGACGAGGCGTTCGTCGTCTTCCAGATCGGACTCCGTATCAACGCGTTCTGGAAGGTTCACCGCTGGCTCCCGTTGTTGCTCGTCGCACCGCGGATGGTTCGAGAACTGGTCGCCGATTCGGAGTCGGGACTGCTCGAGAGTCGAACGGTGGTCGGTCCGGGACTCCGCCATATCGGGTTCGTCCAGTACTGGGAGTCGTTCGACGCCCTGCGAGAGTACGCCCGTGACGGCGACCGATTACACGCTCCCGCCTGGCGAGACTACTACCAGAGTGGAACCGGATCGGACGCTGCCGTCGGTATCTGGCACGAAACGTATCTCGTGCGGGCCGGCGAGTACGAGACCGTGTACAACAACATGCCGCCGCACGGACTCGCGGCGTGCGACGGGACTGAGATCGTGCCAGCAGCCGACCAGCGGGAGACGGCCGCCGGCCGGCTGGGTCACACGGACGAAGAACCGGATTCCACCGGCGACGTGAGCGAGGCGAACTGA
- the cofC gene encoding 2-phospho-L-lactate guanylyltransferase has product MRVVVPFAAETPKTRLESVLSPGERSRFARAMLADVLRAIVAAGHEPTVVSTAPLAVDDLELPGEVTAATSVTVDERPLTEAVNARLPGSDGGNEGDGVDSGSDSDPNRDPVAIVMADLALATPDALETLLTTSADVAIAPGRGGGTNALVVRHPAFRVDYHGTSYLDHREIAREVEADLETVDSFRLGTDIDEPADLVEVLVHGRESHRAPARLREFGFVLDDRDGRVDVAREDDRPPE; this is encoded by the coding sequence ATGCGCGTCGTGGTCCCGTTCGCCGCCGAGACGCCGAAGACTCGCCTCGAGTCCGTGCTCTCTCCGGGCGAGCGCTCGCGGTTCGCCCGCGCGATGCTCGCCGATGTACTGCGTGCGATCGTCGCAGCGGGCCACGAGCCGACGGTCGTCTCGACCGCCCCGCTCGCGGTCGACGACCTCGAGCTTCCGGGCGAGGTCACTGCGGCCACCTCGGTCACAGTTGACGAGCGGCCACTGACCGAGGCGGTCAACGCGCGGCTGCCCGGCAGCGACGGCGGGAACGAGGGAGACGGCGTGGACAGTGGTTCCGATTCCGATCCCAACCGCGACCCCGTCGCCATCGTCATGGCGGACCTCGCGCTGGCGACTCCCGACGCGCTCGAGACGCTGCTGACGACGTCGGCCGACGTCGCGATCGCACCGGGGCGGGGCGGCGGGACGAACGCGCTCGTCGTCCGCCACCCCGCGTTCCGCGTGGACTACCACGGGACCTCCTATCTCGACCACCGCGAGATCGCCCGCGAGGTCGAGGCCGACCTCGAGACGGTCGACTCGTTCCGGCTGGGGACCGACATCGACGAGCCGGCGGACCTGGTCGAAGTACTCGTCCATGGGCGCGAGAGCCACCGTGCGCCCGCCCGCCTCCGCGAGTTCGGGTTCGTCCTCGACGATCGGGACGGGCGGGTCGACGTCGCTCGCGAGGACGATCGTCCGCCGGAGTGA
- a CDS encoding nucleoside deaminase — MATDESHVRRAIELAESAVEGGNTPFGSLLVLDDDIVRTAENTTLTDDDISAHPEFKLARWAASELEPSDRAACTMYTSTEPCPMCASAIVYAGLGRVVYSVPVDSLAELRDDGVIEIPCEEVVDRAGGSTTVEGPVLEDEGLAVHEAYFSP; from the coding sequence ATGGCGACCGACGAATCTCACGTTCGACGCGCGATCGAACTCGCCGAATCGGCGGTCGAGGGCGGCAACACCCCCTTCGGTTCCTTACTCGTCCTCGACGACGATATCGTCCGGACGGCAGAGAACACCACGCTCACCGACGACGACATCTCGGCGCATCCGGAGTTCAAACTGGCCCGGTGGGCCGCGAGCGAACTCGAGCCGAGCGATCGCGCAGCGTGTACGATGTACACCAGCACTGAGCCATGTCCTATGTGCGCGAGCGCGATCGTCTACGCGGGGCTCGGTCGGGTCGTCTACAGCGTCCCCGTCGACTCGCTGGCGGAACTGCGGGACGACGGCGTGATCGAAATTCCCTGCGAGGAGGTCGTCGACCGGGCCGGCGGATCGACGACCGTCGAGGGTCCGGTGCTCGAGGACGAGGGGCTGGCGGTTCACGAGGCGTACTTTTCGCCGTAA
- a CDS encoding helix-turn-helix domain-containing protein: protein MIRAQFRIRLPEGIWVRELSQTFPDATFTLLTGYRTGDRAIELGEIRAENPDASVDALRSHPATTRFELLELADGRALGKYETTDTGLYDFVERSSLPVEFPVTARDGWFEFDLTGTRDELDRLQATLEASDAAYELQSLVSTTDADTLVTDRQRELLEIAIREGYYEVPRECTLAEVAETVGIDKGTASTILRRGEATLLKWLLSGPETNGRRGR, encoded by the coding sequence ATGATTCGCGCACAGTTTCGGATCCGCCTCCCGGAGGGCATCTGGGTGAGAGAGCTCTCACAGACGTTCCCCGACGCGACGTTTACGCTCCTGACGGGATACCGAACCGGCGACCGCGCGATCGAACTCGGTGAGATCAGGGCGGAGAACCCGGACGCGAGCGTCGACGCGTTGCGTTCTCATCCTGCGACCACCCGGTTCGAACTGCTCGAGTTGGCCGACGGACGCGCGCTCGGCAAGTACGAGACGACCGATACCGGCCTCTACGATTTCGTCGAACGGTCGTCGCTCCCCGTCGAGTTCCCAGTCACCGCTCGAGATGGCTGGTTCGAATTCGACCTGACCGGGACGCGCGACGAACTCGACCGACTCCAGGCGACGCTCGAGGCGTCGGACGCGGCGTACGAACTGCAGTCGCTGGTGAGCACTACGGACGCCGACACCCTGGTGACCGATCGCCAGCGTGAACTCCTCGAAATCGCGATACGGGAGGGCTATTACGAAGTCCCGCGGGAGTGTACGCTCGCGGAAGTCGCCGAGACGGTCGGGATCGATAAGGGAACGGCGAGCACGATTCTCCGTCGCGGCGAAGCGACCCTGCTCAAGTGGCTCCTGTCCGGGCCGGAAACGAACGGCAGACGCGGTCGGTAG